Proteins encoded by one window of Pseudomonas sp. PSKL.D1:
- the tssH gene encoding type VI secretion system ATPase TssH yields the protein MNLKSLFAKLNETSRTATESAAALCLSEHHYDVEVEHLLLQLLDNSESDLAPILRHYDVVAERLQAQLVTALGTFKKGNTRTPALSPHITRMIEQAWLLASIEYGVGQVRSGHLLQALLDDAELRRVVIASAPELEKVNADDLRVNLAALVEGSAESKQASPLASPAAPVAATAKAGGKTPALDQYTVNLTQSAREGRIDPVLGREFEVRQMVDILTRRRQNNPILTGEAGVGKTAVVEGLALRIAQGDVPAVLKDVALHTLDLGLLQAGAGVKGEFENRLKAVIEEVKRSLHPIILFIDEAHTLIGSGGQAGQNDAANLLKPALARGELRTIAATTWAEYKKYFEKDAALARRFQVVKVEEPDEDKAIHMLRGLLGKMREHHKVAVMDEALVQAVRLSNRYITGRQLPDKAVSVLDTACARIALAQSSQPGALEDSRRQIDNLQAEIAVLDHEAGKGHDHARRLAELQAALLAAQQQEQQLNEQWQQELALVEQLKALDAANDADATQLNALRAELARVQGDQPLVHALVDSGAIAQVISGWTGIPLGKMLRDEIDTVQRLPALLGERVLGQDHALHEIGKRIKISRARMEDPNKPIGVFLLLGPSGVGKTETALALADTLYGGERNLITINMSEYQEAHTVSSLKGSPPGYVGYGEGGVLTEAVRRKPYSVVLLDEVEKAHPDVLELFFQVFDKGVLDDGEGREINFRNTVIILTSNTGTERIMQTCLNATEMPTPGAIVEGLRDELNRVFKPAFLGRLSIVPFYPVQDQILERIVALKLDRIAKRFARNHQAELSYDAALVKAIAARCTEVDSGARNIDNILSQTLMPELAQHVLERMAQDTPIERLVIELGSDGDFAYRLA from the coding sequence GTGAACCTGAAGTCTCTGTTCGCCAAGCTTAACGAAACCAGCCGCACGGCCACTGAAAGCGCGGCGGCCCTATGCCTGTCGGAGCACCACTACGATGTCGAGGTGGAACACCTGCTGTTGCAGCTGCTCGACAATAGCGAAAGCGACCTGGCGCCGATCCTGCGCCACTACGACGTGGTTGCCGAGCGCCTGCAGGCGCAGCTGGTCACCGCCTTGGGCACGTTCAAAAAGGGCAACACACGCACCCCGGCACTGTCACCGCACATCACCCGCATGATAGAGCAGGCCTGGCTGCTGGCCTCGATTGAGTACGGCGTGGGCCAAGTACGTAGTGGCCACTTGCTGCAGGCCCTGCTGGACGACGCCGAACTGCGTCGCGTGGTCATCGCCTCGGCACCGGAGCTGGAAAAGGTCAACGCCGATGACCTGCGCGTGAACCTTGCGGCACTGGTAGAAGGCAGCGCCGAATCGAAGCAGGCAAGCCCGTTGGCCAGCCCTGCCGCCCCGGTTGCTGCAACTGCCAAGGCAGGTGGTAAAACCCCGGCGTTGGACCAGTACACCGTCAACCTCACCCAGAGTGCCCGCGAAGGCCGCATCGACCCGGTGCTGGGCCGTGAGTTCGAGGTGCGCCAGATGGTCGACATCCTTACCCGTCGTCGTCAGAACAACCCGATTCTCACCGGCGAAGCGGGCGTGGGCAAAACTGCCGTGGTGGAAGGTTTGGCCCTGCGCATTGCCCAGGGCGACGTGCCGGCAGTGCTCAAGGACGTGGCCCTGCACACCCTCGACCTTGGCTTGCTGCAAGCCGGCGCCGGGGTCAAGGGCGAGTTCGAAAACCGCCTGAAAGCGGTGATCGAAGAGGTCAAGCGCAGCCTGCACCCGATCATCCTCTTCATCGATGAAGCCCACACCCTGATCGGCTCCGGCGGCCAGGCCGGGCAGAACGATGCCGCCAACCTGCTCAAACCAGCCCTGGCCCGTGGCGAGCTGCGCACCATCGCCGCCACCACCTGGGCCGAGTACAAGAAGTACTTCGAAAAGGACGCCGCCCTCGCCCGCCGCTTCCAGGTAGTAAAGGTAGAAGAGCCGGACGAAGACAAGGCCATTCACATGCTGCGTGGCCTGCTCGGCAAAATGCGCGAACACCACAAGGTGGCCGTGATGGACGAAGCGCTGGTGCAGGCCGTGCGCCTGTCCAACCGCTACATCACCGGCCGCCAGCTGCCCGACAAGGCCGTCAGCGTGCTCGACACCGCCTGCGCGCGCATTGCCCTGGCGCAATCGTCGCAGCCCGGTGCGCTGGAAGACAGCCGCCGGCAAATCGACAACCTGCAAGCCGAAATCGCCGTGCTCGACCACGAGGCCGGCAAGGGGCATGACCACGCCCGCCGCCTGGCCGAACTGCAAGCTGCCTTGCTCGCGGCCCAGCAGCAGGAGCAACAACTGAACGAACAGTGGCAACAGGAACTGGCGTTGGTCGAACAGCTTAAGGCGCTGGATGCCGCCAACGACGCCGATGCCACGCAACTCAACGCCCTGCGCGCGGAACTGGCCCGCGTGCAAGGTGACCAGCCCTTGGTGCATGCCCTGGTCGACAGCGGCGCCATCGCCCAGGTCATCAGCGGCTGGACCGGCATCCCGCTGGGCAAGATGCTGCGCGACGAGATTGACACCGTGCAACGCCTGCCGGCACTGCTGGGCGAGCGCGTGCTGGGCCAGGACCACGCCCTGCACGAAATCGGCAAGCGCATCAAAATTTCCCGCGCGCGCATGGAAGACCCGAACAAACCGATCGGCGTGTTCCTGCTGCTCGGCCCCAGCGGTGTGGGCAAGACCGAAACCGCGCTGGCCCTGGCCGACACCCTGTATGGCGGTGAGCGCAACCTGATCACCATCAATATGTCCGAGTACCAGGAAGCCCATACCGTATCGAGCCTGAAGGGTTCCCCGCCCGGCTACGTCGGCTACGGCGAAGGCGGTGTGCTGACCGAAGCCGTGCGCCGCAAGCCCTACAGCGTGGTGCTGCTCGATGAGGTGGAAAAAGCCCACCCCGACGTGCTCGAACTGTTCTTCCAGGTGTTCGACAAGGGCGTGCTGGACGACGGCGAAGGCCGCGAGATCAATTTCCGTAACACGGTGATCATCCTCACCTCCAACACCGGCACCGAGCGCATCATGCAAACCTGCCTGAACGCCACCGAAATGCCGACGCCCGGGGCCATCGTCGAAGGCTTGCGTGACGAGCTAAACCGCGTATTCAAACCGGCCTTCCTCGGCCGCCTGAGCATCGTGCCGTTCTACCCGGTGCAGGACCAGATCCTGGAGCGCATCGTCGCCCTGAAACTCGATCGCATCGCCAAGCGCTTTGCCCGCAACCATCAGGCCGAACTGAGCTACGACGCGGCACTGGTCAAGGCCATCGCCGCGCGCTGCACCGAGGTCGACAGCGGCGCGCGCAACATCGACAACATCCTGTCGCAAACCCTGATGCCGGAACTGGCCCAGCACGTGCTGGAGCGCATGGCCCAGGACACCCCGATTGAACGCCTGGTCATCGAGCTGGGCAGCGATGGCGATTTCGCCTATCGCCTGGCCTGA
- the tagF gene encoding type VI secretion system-associated protein TagF has protein sequence MIGCFGKLPSSADFVSLHGAAQEVCEFDAWLQASLAAMRHREDWPALFDALPMCFFNYRARNGNWLLGGMLSSQDASQRRYPFFIFQLLKGEEGAVLVNPFTLGELFSAQIKPLLHQAVQGADSAALFERIKALRPLQVQDLDLFRRVHAKFLHDYSFADVARALHGSWPAFDGATALARLKATWPSLHSDFEGGIELPLPAERGLKNPTADLWLTWLTRMSGHSGVPAVTLLADDFMHPRLYGFPSRHASCAYRLLSGTADARLHLELLSPLAQPTRPYEYDRPLEHIIDQFVDALDATPV, from the coding sequence ATGATCGGTTGCTTCGGCAAGCTCCCGTCGAGCGCGGACTTCGTCAGCCTGCATGGTGCGGCGCAAGAGGTTTGCGAATTCGACGCCTGGCTGCAGGCTTCGCTGGCGGCCATGCGCCACCGCGAAGACTGGCCGGCGTTGTTCGACGCGCTGCCGATGTGCTTCTTCAACTACCGCGCGCGCAATGGCAACTGGTTGCTGGGCGGCATGCTCAGCTCGCAGGATGCCAGCCAGCGGCGCTACCCTTTCTTCATCTTCCAACTGCTCAAGGGCGAGGAAGGTGCCGTACTGGTAAACCCGTTTACACTGGGCGAGTTGTTCAGCGCGCAGATCAAGCCGCTGCTGCACCAGGCCGTGCAAGGCGCCGACAGCGCCGCCCTGTTTGAACGCATCAAGGCGCTGCGCCCGCTGCAGGTTCAGGACCTGGACCTGTTCCGCCGGGTGCACGCCAAGTTCCTGCATGACTACAGCTTTGCCGACGTAGCGCGTGCCCTGCATGGCTCCTGGCCGGCGTTTGACGGTGCCACGGCCCTGGCACGGCTGAAGGCGACATGGCCCTCGCTGCACAGCGACTTCGAAGGCGGTATCGAACTGCCGCTGCCTGCCGAACGCGGCCTGAAAAACCCCACGGCCGACCTCTGGCTGACCTGGCTGACCCGTATGAGCGGGCATTCCGGCGTGCCGGCCGTGACCCTGCTGGCCGACGATTTCATGCACCCGCGCCTGTATGGCTTCCCATCACGCCATGCCAGCTGCGCCTATCGCCTGCTCAGCGGTACGGCCGACGCCCGGCTGCACCTGGAGCTGTTGAGCCCTCTGGCGCAGCCGACGCGCCCTTACGAATACGACCGCCCTCTTGAACACATCATCGACCAGTTCGTCGATGCGCTGGATGCGACGCCTGTATGA
- the tssK gene encoding type VI secretion system baseplate subunit TssK, with amino-acid sequence MSKQSRVMWSEGMFLLPQHFQYQDEFHQHQLAESTLRATPFHWGVQVLEVDTDALANGSLQLKRLKLVFPDGSLYDAPQHDPLPAARDLKDLLKANDLKVYAALKLPEPFGLNYVEDSQAHKAARRFRKQFDTLPDLNEGELENEITSLRLNVVLLVDGDNLDGFSHCPLAVLTRNSMGGFNLDPHYVHPTVHLGSHSTLVGIAKRLLAALHAKSNVLSGRRRERADQIAEFGSSDVTLFWLLNTVNRACPQLAHLLAHPRLHPERLYLFLADLAGGLLTFSLDTHLSDIPEYDHRDPAASLAKLDEMIRVMLDNVVPNQCVVIDLSQTKPSYWQGRLLDPRLAEADFYISVHADMPSASLLELVPRAFKVGSPEDIEVVVNSAMPGVTLNHAARLPNAIPMRLDNQYFAIEPHGPVYERMMNAQTLCFYTPSAFTNLKFELMAVLK; translated from the coding sequence ATGAGCAAGCAGAGCCGGGTGATGTGGTCGGAAGGGATGTTCCTGCTGCCTCAGCACTTTCAGTATCAGGATGAATTCCACCAGCACCAGTTGGCTGAGTCGACCCTGCGCGCTACCCCATTCCACTGGGGCGTGCAGGTGCTGGAAGTGGACACCGATGCCCTGGCCAACGGCTCGCTGCAACTCAAGCGCCTGAAGCTGGTGTTCCCGGACGGCAGCCTGTACGACGCCCCGCAGCACGACCCGCTGCCGGCCGCCCGCGACCTTAAGGACCTGCTCAAGGCCAACGACCTCAAGGTTTACGCCGCGCTCAAACTGCCCGAGCCATTCGGCCTGAACTACGTCGAAGACAGCCAGGCACACAAAGCCGCACGGCGCTTTCGCAAGCAGTTCGATACCCTGCCCGATCTCAATGAAGGCGAGCTGGAAAACGAAATCACCAGCCTGCGCCTGAACGTGGTGCTGCTGGTCGACGGTGACAATCTTGATGGCTTCAGCCACTGCCCGCTGGCCGTGCTCACGCGCAACAGCATGGGCGGCTTCAACCTCGACCCGCATTATGTGCACCCTACCGTGCACCTGGGCAGCCACTCCACCCTTGTCGGTATCGCCAAGCGCCTGCTCGCCGCGCTGCATGCCAAGAGCAATGTGCTGTCTGGCCGCCGCCGTGAGCGCGCCGACCAGATCGCCGAGTTCGGCTCCAGCGATGTCACCCTGTTCTGGCTGTTGAACACGGTCAATCGTGCCTGCCCGCAGCTGGCGCACCTGCTGGCCCACCCACGGCTGCACCCGGAGCGCCTGTACCTGTTCCTGGCCGACCTGGCCGGCGGCCTGCTGACCTTCAGCCTGGACACCCACCTCAGCGACATCCCCGAGTACGACCACCGCGACCCGGCTGCCTCGCTGGCCAAGCTCGACGAGATGATCCGGGTGATGCTGGACAACGTCGTCCCCAACCAGTGCGTGGTGATCGACCTCAGCCAGACCAAGCCGTCGTACTGGCAGGGCCGCTTGCTCGACCCGCGCCTGGCCGAAGCCGACTTCTATATCTCGGTGCACGCCGACATGCCCAGCGCGAGCCTGCTGGAATTGGTGCCCCGTGCGTTCAAGGTCGGCTCACCCGAGGACATCGAAGTGGTGGTCAACAGCGCCATGCCGGGCGTTACGCTCAACCACGCCGCACGCCTGCCCAACGCGATCCCGATGCGCCTGGACAACCAGTATTTCGCCATCGAGCCCCATGGCCCGGTGTATGAGCGAATGATGAATGCCCAAACCCTCTGCTTCTACACGCCCAGCGCGTTTACCAACCTCAAGTTTGAACTGATGGCGGTGCTCAAATGA
- the icmH gene encoding type IVB secretion system protein IcmH/DotU produces MTEAVLQQGASTAADEKPTLKSLVQDFISMALIVRRGRQVTSVPAFESSVERFFANLERDARAANYSVEQVKDTQYALCAFLDESVLRAGDTELRRHFELQPLQFRYFGVHLAGEGFFEKIDALRADVKQNLDVLEVYHLCLALGFEGKFSLGQKDQLRYLANTLGQDIARYRKAPKALSPDWALPDQVSQMLRHEVPLWVYLALIALACVAVYATLDWLLDKDVAALSEQIRQLFSA; encoded by the coding sequence ATGACCGAAGCCGTACTGCAACAGGGCGCCAGCACGGCTGCCGACGAAAAACCGACGCTCAAAAGTCTGGTTCAGGACTTCATCAGCATGGCGCTGATCGTGCGCCGTGGCCGCCAAGTGACGTCGGTGCCGGCCTTCGAAAGCAGTGTCGAGCGTTTCTTCGCCAACCTGGAGCGCGATGCACGCGCCGCCAATTACAGCGTCGAGCAGGTCAAAGACACGCAGTACGCGCTGTGCGCCTTCCTGGACGAAAGCGTGCTACGCGCCGGTGACACCGAACTGCGCAGGCATTTTGAACTGCAGCCCCTGCAGTTCCGCTACTTCGGTGTGCACCTGGCGGGCGAAGGGTTCTTTGAAAAGATCGATGCGTTGCGCGCCGATGTGAAGCAGAACCTGGACGTACTCGAGGTTTACCACCTGTGCCTGGCCCTGGGCTTCGAAGGCAAGTTCAGCCTCGGCCAGAAAGACCAGTTGCGCTACCTGGCCAACACCTTGGGCCAGGACATTGCCCGCTACCGTAAAGCGCCCAAAGCCTTGTCACCGGACTGGGCGCTGCCGGACCAGGTGTCGCAAATGCTGCGCCACGAGGTACCGCTGTGGGTATACCTGGCGTTGATCGCGCTGGCCTGCGTGGCCGTGTACGCGACGCTCGACTGGTTGCTGGACAAGGACGTTGCCGCCCTGTCCGAACAAATCCGCCAGCTGTTCAGTGCCTGA
- the tssJ gene encoding type VI secretion system lipoprotein TssJ: MQHKHTALKRLTAAALLVALAGCGVTDRIGKRMEDSWAADMVADSEKVILTSDGGNQLNPDADGKPLSVVMRVYQLTDLERFAATDADTLWDAPEKALGNTLVEARELTLLPGIGQIDQWPLAKSARYVGVAAFFRNEQDARWKVAFDANSLRKDGIWFSSDGLRVLVDKTEISAMRGVDVLNKPPTEAQLAAAKKAEDAPATLTEKLQDVAIDKATDMAGQSAQNAMDSTFNSLVDSVK; encoded by the coding sequence ATGCAACACAAGCACACTGCCCTCAAACGCCTGACTGCCGCCGCACTGTTGGTGGCCCTGGCCGGTTGCGGGGTGACCGACCGCATCGGCAAGCGCATGGAAGACAGCTGGGCGGCCGACATGGTGGCCGATAGCGAAAAGGTCATCCTGACCTCCGATGGCGGTAATCAGCTCAACCCCGATGCCGACGGCAAGCCTTTGTCGGTGGTGATGCGCGTGTACCAGCTGACCGACCTTGAACGCTTCGCGGCCACCGATGCCGACACGTTGTGGGACGCCCCTGAAAAGGCCTTGGGCAACACATTGGTGGAAGCCCGTGAGCTCACCCTGCTGCCGGGCATCGGCCAGATCGACCAGTGGCCACTGGCCAAGAGTGCACGTTACGTGGGCGTGGCGGCGTTTTTCCGCAATGAACAGGACGCGCGCTGGAAAGTGGCCTTCGACGCCAACTCGCTGCGCAAGGACGGCATCTGGTTCTCGTCGGACGGCCTGCGGGTATTGGTGGACAAGACCGAAATCAGCGCCATGCGCGGCGTGGATGTGCTGAACAAGCCACCAACCGAGGCGCAATTGGCCGCTGCCAAAAAGGCTGAGGACGCACCGGCCACCCTGACCGAGAAGCTGCAGGACGTCGCAATCGACAAAGCCACCGACATGGCCGGGCAGTCAGCACAAAACGCCATGGATTCAACCTTCAACTCTTTAGTGGATAGCGTCAAATGA
- a CDS encoding type VI secretion protein IcmF/TssM N-terminal domain-containing protein, giving the protein MKTLLRLLKSFWILLPLLWLVSLLVCWLAAPHVPWLRHHVPEALAIISAAFLLVIVLRQYQRIRAEHNLENLLQIEVDRSWNATGEFRDQQVLRERLKHAIAMLRTDRSAGGGGKAALSDLPWYLVVGMSAAGKTSLLTHSGLSASIATGNDSESGTQHCDWYFSPDAVMIDTAGRYLHDDQSASEFSAFLRMLRKQRGKAAINGLVLVVSLPELLAFNSEQRNARAAQLVARIQAYAECLGANPPIYLMLSKTDQLPGFNQAFDGLDLHERQQPLGMTFGLSEIRNNGLHAVLHARLKKLQSHVRQHVDAQVIALGAEADSTLLNFPQYFAALSGVLEQFLDHFTQAHPGAAPLLLRGLYFTSALQTEQQLRQVYEDDIADAFALQVSEDGNGATETLAGNRSYFITDTFRRVIFPDRDLTLYQSRQGHQASFSPLLLGVAAATGLLFIGWQALSFANNRQWLDSLRGQLAQIEQAEDRNQLLAAGKGLEVLRAQMATVEDHRLQGVPLALSAGLYHGEAIHQVTRTAYLAQLRSQALEPIARNLQVQMRAFNTFASGINQEMEFTPAPATKKRNGKPLAPAVAARAQAALGSTRAGAYAAKVNLASASDAAELSATTGGLSLSEEMLGRLDEQQVASIIEAYNTLKLYLLLTEPQAHPDAAFVTASLPQAWARAAGEGTPADEGVIDENAPLYVQLLEQGQAPSLPRNEQLIDETRQNLKSFMISSSLVDREYLRLQLESSRQFPALSLSDLVPQPGRALLYGSAGVPAIYTRQGWDTFVKPELIKLVSGNLRNESDWVLDGEGGDAIVQKANFVREFMTRYKRDYTQAWYKMVSSVGVRHFADLPSATQQLGLLSDVQQSPVKNLLAAVNDNTQWDVPVKREIPVPGVVRNDGFWSKVTGLLDSSDALPADVAPALPAVDDGSLAKRFEPVARVFATNNAEGADSTIMDRYLAALRKLKVRMNNIQRSQDVGKSSKLLISETLEGQPSEVTTVRNYVESSVDTSQDGLSRSLQGLFSLPIQYAWETLRDPAGQQIAKAWAQQIAKPWEQVMAHRYPIAGGSRNEASVKDLQRFVDPDSGLLPTFKRNEIGNLAGGEGLGLGDGKAPALVNPGMINSIDKASSVGQVIASLSDRENGFEIMLEPSANFTDIVFTLDGQEQHYRNGRSSWNRFAWPGTSSAPGARLDVVTLSGARVTVFDFPGRWGLLRMNESARVEDLDGIQQRFSWNTANGRVSLVVRNFGGVKLTDLSEVKALSALNGSGRGAQ; this is encoded by the coding sequence ATGAAAACATTACTGCGTCTGTTGAAAAGTTTCTGGATTCTCCTGCCACTGCTGTGGCTGGTGAGCCTGTTGGTCTGCTGGTTGGCCGCACCGCACGTGCCATGGCTGCGCCACCACGTACCTGAAGCGCTGGCGATCATCAGCGCCGCCTTCCTGCTGGTGATCGTGCTGCGCCAGTACCAGCGCATTCGCGCGGAACACAACCTGGAGAACCTGCTGCAGATCGAAGTGGATCGCTCGTGGAATGCCACCGGCGAATTCCGTGATCAGCAAGTGCTGCGCGAGCGCCTTAAACACGCCATCGCCATGTTGCGCACTGACCGCTCCGCCGGAGGCGGCGGCAAGGCGGCGCTGTCTGACCTGCCCTGGTACCTGGTGGTTGGCATGTCAGCCGCCGGCAAAACCTCGCTGCTGACCCATTCCGGCCTGTCAGCCAGCATCGCCACCGGCAATGATTCGGAAAGCGGTACCCAGCACTGCGACTGGTACTTCAGCCCCGACGCCGTAATGATCGATACCGCCGGCCGTTACCTGCACGACGACCAGTCGGCCAGCGAGTTCTCCGCGTTCCTGCGCATGCTGCGCAAGCAGCGGGGCAAGGCTGCGATCAACGGCCTGGTGCTGGTAGTAAGCTTGCCTGAACTGCTGGCCTTCAACAGCGAACAACGCAACGCGCGCGCTGCCCAACTGGTTGCGCGGATTCAAGCCTATGCCGAGTGCCTGGGCGCCAACCCGCCGATCTACCTGATGCTGAGCAAGACCGACCAGTTGCCGGGCTTCAACCAGGCATTCGATGGCCTTGACCTGCACGAGCGCCAGCAGCCATTGGGCATGACCTTTGGCCTCTCGGAAATCCGCAACAACGGCCTGCACGCGGTACTGCATGCGCGCCTGAAGAAGCTGCAGAGCCACGTGCGCCAGCACGTCGACGCCCAGGTCATCGCCCTGGGTGCCGAGGCCGACAGCACCTTGCTCAACTTCCCGCAATACTTTGCCGCACTCAGCGGTGTGCTGGAACAGTTCCTCGACCACTTCACCCAAGCGCACCCTGGCGCCGCCCCACTGCTGCTGCGAGGCCTGTACTTCACCAGCGCGCTGCAAACCGAGCAGCAGTTGCGGCAGGTCTACGAAGACGACATCGCAGACGCGTTTGCCCTGCAGGTCAGCGAAGACGGCAACGGCGCCACTGAAACGCTGGCAGGTAACCGCAGCTATTTCATCACCGACACCTTCCGCCGGGTGATTTTCCCCGACCGTGACCTGACCCTCTATCAGTCTCGCCAAGGCCACCAGGCCAGCTTCAGCCCGCTGCTGCTGGGCGTGGCTGCGGCCACCGGGCTGCTGTTCATTGGCTGGCAGGCATTGTCGTTCGCCAACAACCGCCAATGGCTGGACAGCCTGCGCGGGCAACTGGCGCAGATTGAACAAGCCGAAGATCGCAACCAACTGTTGGCCGCCGGCAAGGGCCTGGAAGTGCTCCGCGCACAGATGGCAACCGTAGAAGACCATCGCCTGCAGGGGGTGCCACTGGCACTGAGTGCTGGCTTGTACCATGGCGAGGCGATCCATCAGGTAACCCGCACCGCCTACCTGGCGCAACTGCGCAGCCAGGCACTGGAGCCGATCGCCCGCAACCTGCAAGTACAGATGCGCGCGTTCAATACCTTCGCCAGCGGCATCAATCAGGAAATGGAGTTTACCCCTGCCCCGGCCACGAAAAAGCGCAATGGCAAACCACTGGCGCCCGCCGTGGCTGCCCGCGCCCAGGCTGCGCTGGGCAGCACACGCGCCGGTGCCTATGCCGCCAAGGTTAACCTCGCCAGTGCCAGCGATGCGGCCGAGCTGTCGGCCACTACCGGCGGCCTGTCGCTGTCCGAAGAAATGCTAGGCCGTTTGGACGAGCAGCAAGTGGCGTCGATCATCGAGGCCTACAACACCCTCAAACTGTACCTGCTGCTCACCGAGCCCCAGGCGCACCCGGACGCTGCCTTTGTCACGGCCAGCCTGCCCCAGGCCTGGGCCCGCGCAGCCGGCGAAGGCACCCCGGCCGATGAGGGGGTGATCGATGAAAACGCCCCGCTGTATGTTCAATTGCTGGAACAGGGCCAGGCGCCTTCACTGCCGCGCAACGAGCAATTGATCGATGAAACCCGTCAGAACCTGAAGTCGTTCATGATTTCCAGCTCGCTGGTCGACCGCGAGTACCTGCGCCTGCAGCTCGAATCCAGCCGCCAGTTCCCGGCGCTGAGCCTCAGCGACCTGGTGCCGCAGCCTGGCCGTGCACTGTTGTACGGTTCTGCGGGCGTACCCGCCATCTACACGCGCCAGGGCTGGGACACGTTCGTCAAACCCGAGCTGATCAAGCTGGTGTCGGGCAACCTGCGCAACGAATCGGACTGGGTTCTGGACGGCGAAGGTGGTGATGCCATCGTGCAGAAGGCCAACTTCGTGCGCGAGTTCATGACCCGCTACAAGCGCGACTACACCCAAGCCTGGTACAAGATGGTCAGCAGCGTCGGCGTGCGCCATTTCGCCGACCTGCCATCGGCCACCCAGCAACTGGGCCTGCTCAGCGACGTACAGCAGTCGCCCGTGAAGAATCTGCTGGCGGCGGTCAACGACAACACCCAGTGGGACGTGCCGGTAAAACGGGAAATCCCGGTGCCGGGCGTGGTGCGCAATGACGGTTTCTGGAGCAAGGTCACCGGCCTGCTCGACAGCAGTGACGCCCTCCCCGCCGATGTCGCGCCGGCCCTGCCGGCTGTCGACGACGGCAGCCTGGCCAAACGCTTCGAGCCGGTGGCACGGGTGTTTGCCACAAACAACGCCGAGGGTGCCGACAGCACCATCATGGACCGTTACCTGGCCGCGCTGCGCAAGCTCAAGGTACGCATGAACAACATCCAGCGCTCGCAGGATGTGGGCAAGAGCAGCAAATTGCTGATCAGCGAAACCCTGGAAGGCCAGCCAAGCGAAGTCACCACCGTGCGCAACTACGTGGAAAGCAGCGTCGACACCAGCCAGGACGGCCTGTCGCGCTCGCTGCAGGGGTTGTTCAGCCTGCCTATCCAGTATGCCTGGGAAACCCTGCGCGACCCGGCCGGCCAACAGATTGCCAAGGCCTGGGCGCAGCAGATCGCCAAGCCTTGGGAGCAAGTCATGGCACACCGCTACCCCATTGCTGGCGGCAGCCGCAACGAGGCTTCGGTAAAAGACCTGCAACGCTTCGTCGACCCGGACAGCGGCCTGCTGCCCACGTTCAAACGCAACGAAATCGGCAACCTGGCCGGTGGTGAAGGCCTGGGGCTAGGCGATGGCAAGGCGCCTGCGCTGGTCAACCCGGGCATGATCAACAGCATCGACAAGGCCAGCTCGGTGGGCCAGGTCATTGCCAGCCTGTCAGACCGCGAAAACGGCTTTGAAATCATGCTGGAGCCCTCGGCCAACTTCACCGACATCGTGTTCACCCTCGATGGTCAGGAGCAGCACTACCGCAACGGCCGCAGCAGCTGGAACCGCTTCGCGTGGCCGGGCACCAGCAGCGCGCCGGGCGCACGGCTGGACGTAGTGACCCTGAGCGGTGCGCGGGTCACCGTGTTCGACTTCCCGGGGCGCTGGGGCCTGTTGCGCATGAATGAAAGCGCCCGGGTCGAAGACCTGGATGGCATTCAGCAGCGCTTCAGCTGGAACACCGCCAACGGCCGGGTGAGCCTGGTGGTACGCAACTTTGGCGGGGTCAAGCTGACCGACCTGAGCGAAGTGAAAGCACTGAGCGCACTCAACGGCAGCGGCAGGGGCGCACAATGA